In the genome of Thermoproteus tenax Kra 1, the window TGGCCGGCGCCGAGCTTCCCACGTGGGGCAACATACTGGCCTATGCGAACGAATACGGCGCTCTGACGTCGGGCTATTGGTGGTGGGTCGTGCCGCCGGGCCTGCTGATCACCTTCGTGGCAGTGACATTCATATTCGTGGCCATGGGCCTCGAGCCCGTGGTTAATCCAAGGCTCAGACACGCATAGCCATGCCGCTCCTAGAGGTCAAAAACGCAAGGCTCTACTATCAGACGACCAAAGGGATACTCAGGGCGTTAGACGGCGTATCCTTCGAGTTGGGGGAAGGAGAGACGCTGGCCATAGTCGGCGAGACTGGCAGCGGCAAGTCGACGTTGGCCAAGCTGATAACTAGGGTGTGGGAGAGGAACGTGGCTCTGGTCGACGGGGAGGTGTATCTTGAAAACGAGGAGATCCTCCACATGCCTGAAGAGAGGTTCAGAAAGGAGATAAGGTGGCGCAAGGTAGCCATGGTGCCTCAAGCGTCTATGAATGCGCTCAACCCTGTGATTACCATCGGGGAGCAGATGGTGGAGCCCCTCGTGCTCCAAGGAGTGCCGAAACAAGAGGCCGTGCGCCTAGCCGCAGATTCGTTGGAGTCCGTAGGTCTCCCGAGGGACATCCTATCGAGATATCCTCACCAGCTCTCGGGCGGCATGAAGCAACGCGTGGTGATAGCCATGGCCATTATGGTGAGGCCGAAGTTGCTAATACTGGACGAGCCCACGTCGGCGCTCGACGTAATGACGCAAGCCAACATTATGAATCTCTTGAAGGAGCTCAAGAACAGGCTCAAGTTGAGCTACATCTTCATTACTCACGATCTGGCTCTGGCCAGCGAGCTCGCAGACTCTGTGGCGGTAATGTACGCCGGCAAGATAGTGGAGATAGGAAGCGCGGACGACGTATACACAGCCCCGGCCCATCCGTATGCCCAAGGGCTGATGTCCAGTATGCCCACGCTGAGGACCGACAAGGCCCTCTCCTATATACCCGGCGAGGTGCCGAGCTTGATCGATCCGCCCAGAGGATGTCGCTTCCACCCGCGTTGTCCGTACTTCTCCAAGGAGCCTGGCCTCAGGGGGCTCTGCGACGCCGAGGAGCCGCCGCAGGCGGAGATATCGCCTTGGGCGCACCGCCGCCATCTGGCCGCATGTTGGCTCTATGGATATAAATCGAGCAGATCGTAGGGATATGGCCGCGAAGACGCTCGACGTACACGAGACGCCTTGGGTCCGCGGAGACGCGTTAGTGGTGGCCCATAGACTGAGGATGTGGTACTCCGTAAAGAAGGGCTTGTTCTCAAAGCCCGTCTACGTGAAGGCCGTTGACGACATCAGCTTAAGCGTAGACAGAGGGGAGACTCTGGCGGTCGTTGGCGAATCCGGGAGCGGGAAGACCACGCTCGGCAGAACTCTGATCAGGCTTTTGAGGCCCACCGGGGGCGAGGTCTATTTCGATGGAAAAGACATAACCTACCAGCCCGAGGCGGAGCTGAGGAGTTGGTTCAGGAGAAGAGTATCTATAATATTCCAAGACCCCTACTCCAGCCTGCATCCGTACCACAGCATAGGCTTTATATTGGAGGAGCCGTTGATAATACACGGCGTGCCCAAGTCGGAGAGGATCGAAAGAGTTTATAGGGCTCTTGAGGAGGTGAAGCTCACTCCGCCGGACGACTTCATAAACAAATATCCCCACATGTTGTCGGGCGGCCAGAGGCAGCGTGTGGCCATAGCTAGGGCAATGATACTGAACCCCGAGTTCGTCGTAGCCGACGAGCCTGTGTCTATGCTCGACGTATCGGTGCGCGTGGAGATATTGAACTTGCTCAAGGACATGCAGCGTAAGTACAACGCAGCATTTCTCTATATCACCCACGATATATCTACAGCCAAGTATTTCAGCGACAATATAGCGATAATGTACGCAGGCAAGCTGGTGGAGTATGGGCCCTTCCGCTCAGTGATAAAGGAGCCTGCCCATCCGTACACTCAAGCGCTCATAGAGGCTATACCGGATCCAGACCCGAAGAACAGGCTGAGGCCGAGGAAGGTGGCCCCCGGCGAGCCGCCCAATTTGGCGAATCCGCCGCCCGGCTGCCGCTTCCATCCGCGCTGTCCCTTCGCGATGGAGATATGTAGGAGGGAGGAGCCGCCGATGGTGGAGGTGAGGCCCGGAGTCTACACGGCCTGTTGGCTTTACGTCAAACGGTAGCGCCTTTCGGCTCAACTTTATTTAATGGTCGCGGACTCTTGGATAGGCCCCCGCGTCAGATTCTCTTGTGCGCAGTGCGGCGAGTGTTGTAGACTCTACTGGGTCCCTGTGACTCACAGAGATATCGAGAGGATATCTCATAGGACTGGGCTGAGGCCCGCGGACTTCACGGCACCTATACCCAAGAGCGTCGTGGGCGAGTGGGGGCTCCCCTCCTTCCTTTTAGATGACGGCGAACATTATCTGATATTGAGAAAGAGGCTCGACGGATTTTGTGTGTTCATAAGCCCGGAGGAAGGCAAGTTCCGATGCGCTATCTATGACGCAAGGCCTCTGACTTGCCGCTTCTATCCCTTCGTCTATATCTCTGGGGAGCCCATTAGGTTCGAGCTTGCGGAGGACGCGCCGGCCCTCTGCCCCGGCATCGGGAGAGGCCCTACGGTCTCCTTCGGCTCAGTGGCCCGCTTCGCTGTACAGAGGGAGAAGGAATTGGAAGAATATAAAGCGTTGGTCAACCGATGGAATAGACTGGTGTTATCCGGAGCTGTGAGGCCCTCCTTCGAGGTATATCTGGACTTCCTGCTCAGCCCTCCCCCGTAGCGCCGGGCCCGCGCTTGGGTTATTCCGACCGGGCGCCTCGGCGGCGCCGCAGTAGGGGCCCAGCTGGGCCGCGTCCGTCTGCTGGCCCAGAGCCTAGCGAGAGACTAGTGCGCCTAGATGGCTGAAAAATTTTAAAAGGCAGTGTCTTCTTAGGCAATATGCCGTCCCACGGCAGTTTGACCAAGGCGGGCAAAGTGAGATCCCAGACCCCCAAGATACCCCCGAAGCCCAAGAGGAATCTGACGCCGAGGAGGAGGAACTCGAGGAACTACAGAAGGAGGATAGTCTACGCAGCCCAGTCCGCCGAGGCGGCGGCCGAGTAGCTTGAAGAAAGGAGACTGGCTTTTATTGATATCCGAGGACGGCTATAAACATGTAGTGAGGTATTCGGGCAGGAGAATAGAGACCATCAGAGGCTTTCTGGAGCCCTCAGATCTGGAGGCCGCTAGATACGGAGATGTGCTGACGACGAGTTTGGGGCACAAACTCTATGTGTTGAGGCCGACGTTGTACGACATCATGCCCCACTTGAGACACGCAACGCAGGTTATATATCCATTGGACGCCGAATTCATAGCGTTGGTGGCAGGCATAGGCCCCGGCTCAGTGGTGGTCGAGGCGGGCACAGGCTCGGGCCATCTGGCCGCGTTGCTCGCATGGCGCGTGGGCCCCCAAGGGGTCGTGTACACGTTCGAGAAGCGGCCCAACTTCGCCGAAATCGCGTGGGGCAATATAAAGTCGTTGGGTCTCGAGGATAGAGTGGAGCTCGCGGTGGCCGACGTAGTTTCCCACGGCTTTGGCGTCAAAAACGCCGATGCGGCCGTCTTAGATATGGGGGACCCGTGGAACGCAGTAGGCGCTGCCTTGAGGGCGCTGAGGCGCGGAGGTGCGTTGGTCATATTCAGCACGACGGTAGACCACGCACAGAAGAGCTTGTCCGCTCTACGGAGGGCGGGGGTTTTAGACATAAATATGGCCGAACTCTCGGCGAGGTTCTGGAAGATCTCCGAGGGCGAGATGAGGCCTGAGACGAGGACTGTGTCGTTCACCGGCTTTGTAATATGGGGGAGATCGCCCGGCATCAAGCTTTAAATTATTTGGCGGAATGTCGCCATGCGCCCTATTAGGGAGCCCCGCCCTCATCCCAGGGAGAAATTGAAGGCGAACCTTATGGAGTGGTTCCACTGGCTTTTACGAGAGGCGGAGATATACGACATAAGATACCCTGTCAAAGGCGCCTTCGTCTGGATGCCGTACGGCATGAAGATAAGGCGGAACGTGGAGGCCTTGATCCGGCAGCTCCACGATTCCACCGGCCACCAGGAGGTGCTTTTCCCAGTCTTTATACCCTACGAGTTCTTCAGCAAGGAGTCGCAACACATCAGGGGGTTCGAGTCCGAGGTCTTCTGGGTCTCTAAGGGTGGAGAGGCCGGCGAAAGGCTGATATTGAGGCCGACGTCGGAGACGGCAATAATGCCCATGTTCAAACTGTGGATAAAGGATCACACAGATCTGCCCTTGGCCGTATATCAGATCGTCAGCGTGTTCAGAGCTGAGACCAAGATGACGAACCCCATGATAAGGGTCAGAGAGATAAGCATGTTCAAGGAAGCCCATACTGCTCATGCGGACAGAGAGGACGCAGAGAGGCAGGTGAGGATGGCCGTGGAGATATATAAGAAGATCTTCGATGAGATGTGTATCCCTTACTTGATCTCCCGCCGGACTGAGTGGGACAAGTTCGCCGGCGCCGTCTACACTATTGCGTTCGACACCATACTGCCGGACGGGAGGACTCTCCAGATCGGGACTGTGCACTACCTCGGCACTAACTTCTCCAAGGTCTTCGAGGTGACATATCTTAAGCCGGACGGCGCCCACGAATTAGTCCATACAACCTCATACGGCATATCTGAAAGGAGCATAGCGGCCATGCTCATAATCCACGGGGACGACGCCGGCACTACGATACCGCCCAAGCTTGCCCCCATACAAGTTGTCATAGTACCCATAGTTTACGGCGACGAGAGGAAGGCTGTGATGGATACTGCACAGTCCGTTGCCGACAAGCTGAGCGCTATCGGTCTGAGGGTCCACATAGACGCGAGGGAGGACAAGACGCCGGGCTGGAAGTTCTACTATTGGGAGTTGAAGGGAGTCCCTCTGAGGATCGAAATAGGCAAGAGAGACCTGGAACAGAGGTCGGTGGTTGTGACCAGGAGGGACACACTGGAGAAGTACTCCGTGGGGTTGGACGAGCTCGAGGAGGCCGTCAAGAGGATAATGGAGCAGATCACAGAGAACTTGAGGAAGACGGCGTGGGAGAGGCTCAGATCCTCAGTCGTAGCCGCGGGCTCTATAGAGGAGGCGCGGAGAGCTCTAGGCGAGGGCAAAGTGGTCGAGGTGCCCTGGAGCGGCGACAACGACTGCGGGCTCAAAATATCCGAGATGTTGCGGGCAGACGCGCTGGGCACCCCCATGGATAAGGAGCCGGACATCGGCGGCTCCGACATGAGAGACTTGGCGTGTCCAGAGAAGAGGGCCAACTACTGGCTAAGGCTCTCTGAGCGCTACTAGAAAAATTTATAAGGAGGGCGCTTTTGTAGGGGCGTATGCCGAAGAAGAGAAAAAACCGAGGTAGACACAAGGGCGATAAGGGCCATGAGACCATGGTTCACTGCGACAACTGCGGCAAGTTGGTGCCTAGATCTAAGGCGGTCCGCGTGACAGTGCCCTATAGCCCAGTGCCGCCAGATCTAGCGAAAGAGCTAGAAAAGCAAGGCGCCATAATACCCAAGTACTTCATAACGAGGACATACTGCATAAACTGCGCAGTCTTCTTCGGTTTGATCAAGGTGAGGCCGAGAGAGGAGAGGAAAAAGAGGGCTGCGCTGGCCGCTTGAGCTTTTTGATAAAATCTGACACTGCTTGTTGGAGCGATTTCCCTCCCGCCCCCCTGGTCAGGGGCAGAGCCGACGTACTCCTCGACTTCGCTCTGGAGGCCATGAGGGCTGGGGCAAGGAGAGTATACTTGGTGTTCTGCGACGACGTAGTTGTCGAGGTGGACGAGATAAAGGCCCGTAGCGCTCGCGAGCTCGCCCTCGAGCTCCTCAACAAGAGGCGCTATAGAGGATCGCTCAAGGACGTAGTTGAGGCGTGGAGAGGCCCAGTTTTCTATCTCCACGAGCGCGGGGTAGACATAGACCGCGCCGACATAGGCCCCGGCTCTCTAGTAGTGGTGGGCGATCAAGACGGCCTCTCCAGAGACGACGAAGAGTATCTGAGGACAAAAGCGACGTGGGTGTCCCTGGGTCCAGCGCCGTACCTCAGCTGGTTCTGTGCACCCTATGTGATGTTCAAAATAAAAAGGTCTTCCAGCAAGAGGGCGTGATCGAGAGGCTAAGGAAATACGTAAAACTGGAGGGGATAGGCCGCCGCGTGCCTCTGTCTGCAGACGTAGTAACGATGCTCTCCTTAGGCGTGGCCCTCGCCGGAGTCTATTTGACGTGGAAGGGCGCGCCCGGATGGATCTTTATAGCAGCGGTGGGGATTCTGGACGCCATAGACGGGGCCGTGGCCCGCGCTAAGGGCACGGCGGGTAGGCGCGGCGCCCTCCTCGACTCCTCGTTGGACAGATACGCAGACGCGGCCATCCTGCTCTATTTTGCACAGTGGGCGCCTCTATGGGTCTTGTATGCAGCCCTCGTGGGCACCTTTTTGATAAGCTACGTGAGGGCGCGCGCGGAGTCCCTCGGGCTTGCCATGAGGGGCATCGGCTTAATGGAGAGGGGCGAGAGGATCATCTACTTGTTCGCGGCCTCTCTCCTGGGCTGGCTCACGCCCTCGATCATTGCGCCGGCCCTTTATGTCTATACAATCGTCGTAAATGCAGCGGCAGTCTACAGACTCGTAGCCGCCTACCGTATGCTGAAGTCAGACGGCCGTTAGATTTCCTCTGAGGCAAATAAATAAATTGGTGAACTTTCGGCCTTCCGTGAGCATTGTGGCCAAGATTTCGCAGGGGAAAATAGTGGAGAAGAGGATCGTGGAGGGGAAGGTCTACGACGCAGTTAAGAGGGAGGGCGCGGCCCTGTTAAACAAGTGGAACCCCACCTCCTCGGACTTCATAATCCTTAGGGACTACGTCACATTGAGCTACAAAGCCCCGATCACTAAGGAGCTCCTGGAGAAGATACGGGAGTTCTCGCCGAAGAGGATCGGCGATAAGATCGAGGTGACGGTGCCTGTCTTCGAGGTTGTGTACAACAGTACCTGGACGGGCGACAACATGAAGATAGACGACGCCGTGGTCGTCGCGCCGCACATAGACGACGAGTCGGACCAGAGGATTCTGGACTCCGTGGCGAGGGAATTCGCCGAGGCGGAGGAGATGGAATGACCGCGCTCTCCGCCCTAAAGGGCGGGGGCCTCACTGCGGGGATCTCGCCCGTTGCCCGGGGTTAATGGGCCGCGGCGGAGCGGGCATTGCGGCGTCCCCCCGCCAGGGCCGTCCCTCGTTGAAGTTCGCCCCCCGCGCGGCGGCCGCCGCGGCCCCCTCCCTCTCTGCGTCTTCACCTGCTCTGCCCTGAAAAAATATAAAATCCATCCCCACCTAAAGGGCGAGGCTTTCTGTCGTAAGCCTCTTAGGCCAGAAGTTTGGCCACTCCCCTCAGCTCCTCCATGGAGTAGCCCAGGGCCTCCAACACTTGCTCCACGGTTGTCGCCATATACTCAAGGTATTTCCTATCGTCGATCTCGTCTATTCTGGCCAGCTGTATGGGCTTGACGCCCAGGGCATCCCTCGTCTTGACGTAGATTATCACGTCGCCGCGCCCCAGCTTGATGCCCATCGCCTTGCTGAGCATCTCGGCCGCCTTCACGTGTTGCGGCTTGTTCTTAGTGTATTCGTCCAAATCCTTATTGAGGGTCGTCTTAATGGCCAACTTGTCCAGAGTTATCTTCCTCTCCCTCAGCTTTGACTCATAGTCTCTAATTAGCGCCGAGATCTCGTCTCTAGTCTTTAATATGTCGTCGAGAGTGTGAACTGAGCGGAGCCTCTCCACTATGTCGTCCATGAGATCTTTGACGAAGCTGGGAGCGTTGCGCTTCTTGCCGACAAGGCCCTTGATCACGACGCCTCCATCGGCTGTGACGCCCAAATAGTTCTTTTTACGGCCGCTGAACAGGACAAACCGGTAAACTTTGTCTAAATCGATGTCGATGCCCAGCTGCGATGCGTAGTCCATAAGCCCCTTTATTTTCTCGTTGTCTGCGTTCAGGAGGAACAAGCTGTCAGTGTCTCCGTAGATGGGCTCCATCCCCAGCTCGATCGCTCTGAGCACAGTGCTGGTCATGACGTATCTAGCAAGAGCTGTGGTGAGCTCAGCGACGGGCGGGCAATACAACGGGAAGGTCTCGGCTCCGAACACACCATACGACGCATTTATGAACACCTTCATAGCGCTCTGGACCACATCGTATAGAGTCCTCTCCTGTTGAGTGGAGGCCGATTTGGCCAACTTCTTATACACATGTACTCTCAGATCGCGGAGTATGCCCACCAGAAGGCTGGTTATTCCCCTCCTCTTTTTACAGATCCAGTGTGGGAGCTCTGCGATTGGCCTCTCGGCGTTCTCCTTGTCTTTACAGTTGACTGTCTCGTAGGAGAGATTCCATTTGCTGATCACCGAGGGGTACAGAGAAGCGAAGTCCAGGACGTAGACGTTGAAGAAGACTCCGGCGGGGGGATCGAGGACAACAGCCCCTGCGTATTTCTTGCCCTTGATTATAGCTTTCGTGTAGGCCTCCCCTCTGGAGGCTATGATGTCCTCCTTGTTGGGGATGAGCCAGCCCCTCCTCCTGTGTTCGAAGTAAAGCATATTTCTAATCCACGCTGAGACTTGGGAGCGGGTCAGATCCTCGGGCGGCAGCTTGGCTATGCGCGACAGAAGGATTACAAGCTTCATAACGAGCTCGTCGTTATACACAGTGAAATACAGAGTGATGAAGGCATCGCGGAAGTTATATTCAGCCAGCTCGTCTAGAGGCAGAGAGGAGATTACGGACTGTCTCTCTATTTTGCCTATGCCCAACACCGCCGACGCGATGGCGTCAAGCCCCCTCTCGCCTCTGTATACTCCTCCGAAGGCGTAGACCTCGATGGCCTTTATTGCGAAGAACTTGTACAGATCTATATGGATGCCGGGGGCGACCGTCACGTAGTCCCTCCTCGCCACTATCGGTATCTCCTCCTTTTTGAATCCCAAGGCTAGGGCGCGGTTGTAGAGGTAGGGCAGATCAAAGTTGTCGCCGTTGAAGGAGACTATCAGAGGATACTGCACGAGGGTCTTGAAAACTTCGGCGATCAAGTCGTACTCGTTGTCAAAGAACAAGACCTCGTACTCGGCGTCCTTAAGTGCATCGAAGTCGACCTTTACGTCGGGTCTCTTGAGCAAGAGCACCCTCCTCAGCCCGTCGGTGCCCACTAGGGCCACTGAGACGACCTCATATAGCGCGTCCTTAGGGTTGGGCACTTTGTTCTCCTGAGGAGTGAACACCTCTATGTCTATCGCGACTCTCTTTATGTGGGGTATAGGCGCTTGGAAGAGGGGGATCCAGTTGGCGGCCTCCTCTCTCTCATCGTCGGAGGAGAACACCGTGGTGAGGCTCTTCAATACGTCCTGGGGTATATCGACTTCCACGGGGACTAGCCCGTTGCCCTCGCTCCGATACCACATC includes:
- a CDS encoding DUF2286 domain-containing protein, which gives rise to MSIVAKISQGKIVEKRIVEGKVYDAVKREGAALLNKWNPTSSDFIILRDYVTLSYKAPITKELLEKIREFSPKRIGDKIEVTVPVFEVVYNSTWTGDNMKIDDAVVVAPHIDDESDQRILDSVAREFAEAEEME
- a CDS encoding tRNA (adenine-N1)-methyltransferase, whose protein sequence is MKKGDWLLLISEDGYKHVVRYSGRRIETIRGFLEPSDLEAARYGDVLTTSLGHKLYVLRPTLYDIMPHLRHATQVIYPLDAEFIALVAGIGPGSVVVEAGTGSGHLAALLAWRVGPQGVVYTFEKRPNFAEIAWGNIKSLGLEDRVELAVADVVSHGFGVKNADAAVLDMGDPWNAVGAALRALRRGGALVIFSTTVDHAQKSLSALRRAGVLDINMAELSARFWKISEGEMRPETRTVSFTGFVIWGRSPGIKL
- a CDS encoding 30S ribosomal protein S30e; the protein is MPSHGSLTKAGKVRSQTPKIPPKPKRNLTPRRRNSRNYRRRIVYAAQSAEAAAE
- a CDS encoding 30S ribosomal protein S26e; this encodes MPKKRKNRGRHKGDKGHETMVHCDNCGKLVPRSKAVRVTVPYSPVPPDLAKELEKQGAIIPKYFITRTYCINCAVFFGLIKVRPREERKKRAALAA
- a CDS encoding RNA methyltransferase gives rise to the protein MSFLIKSDTACWSDFPPAPLVRGRADVLLDFALEAMRAGARRVYLVFCDDVVVEVDEIKARSARELALELLNKRRYRGSLKDVVEAWRGPVFYLHERGVDIDRADIGPGSLVVVGDQDGLSRDDEEYLRTKATWVSLGPAPYLSWFCAPYVMFKIKRSSSKRA
- a CDS encoding ABC transporter ATP-binding protein, with the protein product MPLLEVKNARLYYQTTKGILRALDGVSFELGEGETLAIVGETGSGKSTLAKLITRVWERNVALVDGEVYLENEEILHMPEERFRKEIRWRKVAMVPQASMNALNPVITIGEQMVEPLVLQGVPKQEAVRLAADSLESVGLPRDILSRYPHQLSGGMKQRVVIAMAIMVRPKLLILDEPTSALDVMTQANIMNLLKELKNRLKLSYIFITHDLALASELADSVAVMYAGKIVEIGSADDVYTAPAHPYAQGLMSSMPTLRTDKALSYIPGEVPSLIDPPRGCRFHPRCPYFSKEPGLRGLCDAEEPPQAEISPWAHRRHLAACWLYGYKSSRS
- the proS gene encoding proline--tRNA ligase; translation: MRPIREPRPHPREKLKANLMEWFHWLLREAEIYDIRYPVKGAFVWMPYGMKIRRNVEALIRQLHDSTGHQEVLFPVFIPYEFFSKESQHIRGFESEVFWVSKGGEAGERLILRPTSETAIMPMFKLWIKDHTDLPLAVYQIVSVFRAETKMTNPMIRVREISMFKEAHTAHADREDAERQVRMAVEIYKKIFDEMCIPYLISRRTEWDKFAGAVYTIAFDTILPDGRTLQIGTVHYLGTNFSKVFEVTYLKPDGAHELVHTTSYGISERSIAAMLIIHGDDAGTTIPPKLAPIQVVIVPIVYGDERKAVMDTAQSVADKLSAIGLRVHIDAREDKTPGWKFYYWELKGVPLRIEIGKRDLEQRSVVVTRRDTLEKYSVGLDELEEAVKRIMEQITENLRKTAWERLRSSVVAAGSIEEARRALGEGKVVEVPWSGDNDCGLKISEMLRADALGTPMDKEPDIGGSDMRDLACPEKRANYWLRLSERY
- a CDS encoding ABC transporter ATP-binding protein is translated as MAAKTLDVHETPWVRGDALVVAHRLRMWYSVKKGLFSKPVYVKAVDDISLSVDRGETLAVVGESGSGKTTLGRTLIRLLRPTGGEVYFDGKDITYQPEAELRSWFRRRVSIIFQDPYSSLHPYHSIGFILEEPLIIHGVPKSERIERVYRALEEVKLTPPDDFINKYPHMLSGGQRQRVAIARAMILNPEFVVADEPVSMLDVSVRVEILNLLKDMQRKYNAAFLYITHDISTAKYFSDNIAIMYAGKLVEYGPFRSVIKEPAHPYTQALIEAIPDPDPKNRLRPRKVAPGEPPNLANPPPGCRFHPRCPFAMEICRREEPPMVEVRPGVYTACWLYVKR
- a CDS encoding DNA-directed DNA polymerase I, which produces MAFEEEEFIEEEEVRESEEEEVAEYRIKGALSASIPPSIVLSVTYDGAEGKALVKLYDPQSDTVYYWYDNTRHRPYLITDVPPEVIAEKYPDVLKHPGFSHLEVVSKYDALADRTVQLTKVYAKDPLSIGGGRRSIRELLPKTWESRIKYHHSYLFDRAILPGMWYRSEGNGLVPVEVDIPQDVLKSLTTVFSSDDEREEAANWIPLFQAPIPHIKRVAIDIEVFTPQENKVPNPKDALYEVVSVALVGTDGLRRVLLLKRPDVKVDFDALKDAEYEVLFFDNEYDLIAEVFKTLVQYPLIVSFNGDNFDLPYLYNRALALGFKKEEIPIVARRDYVTVAPGIHIDLYKFFAIKAIEVYAFGGVYRGERGLDAIASAVLGIGKIERQSVISSLPLDELAEYNFRDAFITLYFTVYNDELVMKLVILLSRIAKLPPEDLTRSQVSAWIRNMLYFEHRRRGWLIPNKEDIIASRGEAYTKAIIKGKKYAGAVVLDPPAGVFFNVYVLDFASLYPSVISKWNLSYETVNCKDKENAERPIAELPHWICKKRRGITSLLVGILRDLRVHVYKKLAKSASTQQERTLYDVVQSAMKVFINASYGVFGAETFPLYCPPVAELTTALARYVMTSTVLRAIELGMEPIYGDTDSLFLLNADNEKIKGLMDYASQLGIDIDLDKVYRFVLFSGRKKNYLGVTADGGVVIKGLVGKKRNAPSFVKDLMDDIVERLRSVHTLDDILKTRDEISALIRDYESKLRERKITLDKLAIKTTLNKDLDEYTKNKPQHVKAAEMLSKAMGIKLGRGDVIIYVKTRDALGVKPIQLARIDEIDDRKYLEYMATTVEQVLEALGYSMEELRGVAKLLA
- a CDS encoding CDP-alcohol phosphatidyltransferase family protein, whose product is MIERLRKYVKLEGIGRRVPLSADVVTMLSLGVALAGVYLTWKGAPGWIFIAAVGILDAIDGAVARAKGTAGRRGALLDSSLDRYADAAILLYFAQWAPLWVLYAALVGTFLISYVRARAESLGLAMRGIGLMERGERIIYLFAASLLGWLTPSIIAPALYVYTIVVNAAAVYRLVAAYRMLKSDGR
- a CDS encoding YkgJ family cysteine cluster protein; amino-acid sequence: MVADSWIGPRVRFSCAQCGECCRLYWVPVTHRDIERISHRTGLRPADFTAPIPKSVVGEWGLPSFLLDDGEHYLILRKRLDGFCVFISPEEGKFRCAIYDARPLTCRFYPFVYISGEPIRFELAEDAPALCPGIGRGPTVSFGSVARFAVQREKELEEYKALVNRWNRLVLSGAVRPSFEVYLDFLLSPPP